A single Micromonospora luteifusca DNA region contains:
- a CDS encoding HAMP domain-containing sensor histidine kinase, which translates to MTRWRWAGARLLGLRVRLLLTFALLGVTTTAAVASGSYIQARTVILQQAQDAAVASLTDQLTKVYPLAQLPPTQGELDLLAQRLSDREGFAVVIYRDLRAQGSDSPELLTPELRQDVGDGRIAWQRVSFDGQPMLLIGTQLEIDRPDGTSRPSGLEVYSVRSLVPEQQSIDRLATLAWLTGGLSLILAVLLALLAARGVLRPVRDLGLAARRLGEGDLSTRLTVRGADELADVARTFNDTARTLERQVGELRRMESDARRFVADVSHELRTPLAAMTAVTDVLDEEADHLPRDAGRAARLVSQETQNLTQLVNDLIEVSRFDSGTARLALDDVDVAAAVTATLRIRGWVDRVRADLPPGVVARLDPRRLDVIVANLVGNAFRHGAEPVSVRLSADPDWVTIEVSDQGPGLDPEVLPHVFDRFYKADTARTRSEGSGLGLAISWENARLHRHGERRGSLVAGNGPGGGAVFTLRLPRDLTDDEGAR; encoded by the coding sequence GTGACACGGTGGCGCTGGGCCGGCGCCCGACTTCTGGGCCTGCGCGTCCGGCTGCTCCTGACCTTCGCGCTGCTGGGCGTGACGACCACGGCGGCCGTGGCCAGCGGCAGCTACATCCAGGCCCGCACCGTCATCCTGCAACAGGCGCAGGACGCCGCGGTCGCGTCGCTGACCGATCAACTCACGAAGGTCTACCCGCTCGCCCAGCTCCCGCCGACCCAGGGCGAGCTCGACCTGTTGGCGCAGCGCCTCTCCGACCGGGAGGGCTTCGCGGTGGTCATCTACCGGGACCTGCGAGCCCAGGGCTCCGACTCTCCCGAGCTGCTCACTCCCGAGCTGCGCCAGGACGTCGGCGACGGTCGGATCGCCTGGCAACGGGTCTCCTTCGACGGACAACCCATGCTGCTCATCGGCACCCAACTGGAGATCGACCGACCCGACGGCACGTCCCGCCCGTCCGGGCTGGAGGTCTACTCGGTGCGCAGCCTCGTACCCGAGCAGCAGAGCATCGACCGGCTCGCCACCCTCGCCTGGCTGACCGGCGGGCTGTCCCTGATCCTCGCCGTCCTGCTGGCCCTGCTGGCGGCCCGCGGTGTGCTGCGACCCGTCCGCGACCTGGGCCTGGCGGCACGCCGGCTCGGCGAGGGCGACCTGAGCACCCGGCTGACGGTTCGGGGCGCCGACGAGTTGGCCGATGTGGCGCGGACCTTCAACGACACCGCCAGGACACTGGAGCGGCAGGTCGGTGAGCTGCGGCGGATGGAGTCCGACGCCCGCCGTTTCGTGGCCGACGTCTCGCACGAACTCCGTACGCCACTGGCGGCGATGACGGCGGTCACCGACGTGCTGGACGAGGAGGCGGACCACCTGCCCAGGGACGCGGGCCGAGCCGCCCGCCTGGTCAGCCAGGAGACGCAGAACCTCACCCAACTGGTCAACGACCTCATCGAGGTCAGCAGGTTCGACTCCGGCACCGCGCGGCTGGCCCTGGACGACGTGGACGTAGCCGCGGCGGTGACCGCGACGCTGCGGATCCGGGGCTGGGTCGACCGGGTACGGGCCGACCTGCCCCCCGGAGTCGTGGCCCGCCTGGACCCCCGTCGGTTGGACGTCATCGTCGCCAACCTGGTCGGCAACGCCTTCCGGCACGGTGCGGAGCCGGTGTCCGTGCGCCTGAGCGCCGACCCGGACTGGGTCACCATCGAGGTCAGCGACCAGGGGCCGGGACTGGACCCGGAGGTGCTGCCGCACGTCTTCGACCGCTTCTACAAGGCCGACACCGCGCGAACCCGCTCCGAGGGCAGTGGCCTCGGCCTCGCCATCTCGTGGGAGAACGCGCGCCTGCACCGCCACGGCGAGCGACGCGGGAGCCTCGTCGCGGGCAACGGCCCCGGTGGCGGCGCGGTGTTCACGCTCCGCCTGCCGCGGGACCTGACGGACGACGAAGGTGCCCGGTGA
- a CDS encoding phosphatase PAP2 family protein codes for MPLGLRLFAASLCCLLALTLTAAVFVRTYSGQWLDGALLPRAERGGGYEQQTVLVGPAKTVLAAFGSPMLLAALLGAVLVVGVLRRRLVAGVVGVGMVLCAVVVAGAVKSVLPRPDLQIESSTTHNSFPSGHVAVATALLLAFMLVLPGWARRWLAVPGAAGVTVIASATMIAGWHRFSDALGGVLLGVALFCLAAAALAGRRGDQIAVGGPDGGSLWRGLAEAAVGLVVLVWALLVVVPGLAASVQRGALFAIAATGLSTMFLVGVVVFLVRSTDFAVPPAGRPGSRSQPSPKPQNISRWDT; via the coding sequence GTGCCTCTGGGTCTTCGGCTGTTCGCGGCGTCTCTGTGCTGTCTGCTCGCCCTGACTCTGACCGCCGCCGTCTTCGTGCGGACGTACTCCGGTCAGTGGCTCGACGGTGCGCTCCTGCCGCGCGCCGAGCGGGGCGGAGGGTACGAGCAGCAGACCGTCCTGGTGGGGCCGGCCAAGACCGTGCTGGCCGCCTTCGGTAGTCCGATGCTCCTCGCCGCCCTGCTCGGCGCGGTGCTGGTGGTGGGTGTGCTCCGCCGGCGGCTGGTGGCGGGTGTCGTCGGCGTCGGCATGGTCCTCTGCGCGGTGGTGGTGGCCGGCGCGGTGAAGTCGGTGCTGCCCCGCCCGGATCTCCAGATCGAGAGTTCGACCACCCACAACAGTTTCCCCAGCGGCCACGTCGCGGTGGCGACGGCGCTGCTGCTGGCGTTCATGCTCGTTCTGCCCGGGTGGGCCCGGCGTTGGCTGGCGGTGCCGGGCGCGGCGGGTGTCACGGTGATCGCCTCGGCCACGATGATCGCGGGCTGGCACCGGTTCAGTGACGCGCTCGGCGGCGTACTGCTGGGGGTGGCGCTGTTCTGCCTTGCCGCGGCCGCGTTGGCGGGCCGGCGGGGCGACCAGATTGCGGTCGGCGGGCCGGACGGCGGCAGCCTGTGGCGCGGGCTGGCCGAGGCGGCGGTCGGCCTGGTCGTGCTGGTCTGGGCACTCCTGGTGGTCGTGCCCGGTCTGGCCGCGTCGGTGCAGCGCGGGGCGCTCTTCGCCATCGCGGCGACGGGCTTGTCGACGATGTTCCTGGTGGGCGTGGTGGTGTTCCTGGTGCGTTCGACCGACTTCGCGGTCCCGCCGGCCGGGCGGCCCGGCTCGCGGTCGCAACCATCACCCAAACCGCAAAATATCTCACGATGGGATACTTGA
- a CDS encoding D-alanine--D-alanine ligase family protein, with protein MTTRLAVLYGGQSGEHEVSCRSAASILANLDRERYQVTEVLIDRDGGWHVDGRPMPLPQALRVLRTQEVVFPALHGPYGEDGTVASLLEWLGVPYVGNGVFASAAGMDKGVTKRLLAAEGLRVSPGVTLRAGEELSPDDRRRLELPVFVKPARAGSSLGVVKVNDWAGVAAALDEARQVDPKVLVEQGARGREIDVAVLQHPDGRVQAGPPLEIRVTGAGFFDYDAKYDGGAVFQIPAPLDAATTEVLQDRAIRAFHALDCRGLLRVDFFLPTEGSPEPIVNEVNTFPGFTAASQFPQIWQTAGLEFATLIDILIAGALVDQDRVRYSGLPRQARAVNLV; from the coding sequence ATGACGACCCGACTGGCAGTGCTGTACGGCGGGCAGAGCGGCGAGCACGAGGTGTCCTGCCGCTCGGCGGCGAGCATCCTCGCCAATCTGGACCGTGAGCGGTACCAGGTCACCGAGGTGCTCATCGACCGTGACGGTGGGTGGCATGTCGACGGCCGTCCGATGCCCCTCCCCCAGGCGCTGCGTGTCCTGCGTACCCAGGAGGTGGTCTTCCCGGCCCTGCACGGCCCCTACGGCGAGGACGGCACGGTGGCGTCGCTGCTGGAGTGGCTCGGCGTGCCGTACGTCGGCAACGGTGTCTTCGCCAGCGCCGCCGGCATGGACAAGGGTGTCACCAAGCGGCTGCTCGCCGCGGAGGGCCTGCGGGTGAGCCCGGGGGTGACGCTGCGGGCCGGCGAGGAGCTGTCGCCCGACGATCGGCGACGGCTGGAGCTGCCGGTCTTCGTCAAGCCGGCTCGCGCCGGTTCCAGCCTGGGCGTCGTCAAGGTGAACGACTGGGCGGGAGTTGCCGCCGCGCTGGATGAGGCCCGCCAGGTCGACCCGAAGGTGCTGGTCGAGCAGGGGGCGCGGGGGCGTGAGATCGACGTGGCGGTCCTCCAGCACCCGGACGGCCGGGTACAGGCCGGCCCTCCGCTGGAGATCCGGGTGACCGGTGCCGGCTTCTTCGACTACGACGCCAAGTACGACGGCGGGGCGGTCTTCCAGATCCCCGCCCCGCTCGACGCGGCGACCACCGAGGTGCTCCAGGACCGCGCGATCCGCGCCTTCCACGCCCTCGACTGTCGTGGGCTGCTCCGGGTCGACTTCTTCCTGCCCACGGAGGGATCGCCCGAGCCCATCGTGAACGAGGTCAACACCTTCCCCGGGTTCACCGCCGCCTCGCAGTTCCCCCAGATCTGGCAGACCGCCGGCCTCGAATTCGCCACCCTGATCGACATCCTGATCGCCGGCGCGCTGGTGGACCAGGACCGGGTCCGCTACAGCGGGTTGCCCCGGCAGGCGCGAGCGGTCAACCTGGTGTGA
- the alr gene encoding alanine racemase, translating to MNTLAEAVVDLDAIANNVRAITAVTGTDLMAVVKADGFGHGAVQVARAALRAGASWLGVTSAAEALALRAAGVTAPTLSWLHRPSDDFGKLINAGVDVGVSTPTHLHAVVDAVHLLGVPAMVQLKADTGLSRNGAAGDDWPELVSWARKYEREGGIRVRGVWSHLIDADMPGSPELDRQVTTFEEALRVARSAGLDPDLVHLANSAAALSAPQTRFDLCRIGIALYGVDPFGASGPGEFGLQAAMTLRTSVVNVKRVPAGTGVSYGPEHVTGAPTTLALLPLGYADGLPRATGGRAWVWLGGRRCPIVGRIAMDQCVVDAGDLPVTIGDPVVVFGPAEGDQTPPTVVEWARWAGTNPHEILTGIGPRVARDHLHERAPIS from the coding sequence ATGAACACCCTGGCCGAGGCGGTGGTCGATCTTGACGCCATCGCCAACAACGTGCGGGCGATCACGGCGGTCACCGGCACCGACCTGATGGCCGTCGTGAAGGCGGACGGGTTCGGTCACGGCGCGGTGCAGGTGGCCCGTGCGGCGCTGCGTGCCGGCGCCAGCTGGTTGGGGGTGACCTCGGCGGCAGAGGCGCTGGCCCTGCGTGCCGCGGGTGTGACCGCGCCCACGTTGAGCTGGCTGCACCGGCCGAGCGACGACTTCGGTAAGTTGATCAACGCTGGCGTTGACGTCGGCGTGTCGACACCGACGCACCTGCATGCCGTCGTCGACGCGGTCCACCTGCTCGGCGTGCCAGCGATGGTGCAGCTCAAGGCGGACACCGGGTTGTCCCGCAACGGGGCGGCCGGGGACGACTGGCCCGAACTGGTCAGTTGGGCCCGCAAGTACGAGCGGGAGGGCGGGATCCGGGTGCGCGGGGTGTGGTCCCACCTCATCGACGCGGACATGCCGGGCAGTCCCGAGCTGGACCGGCAGGTGACGACCTTCGAGGAGGCGCTGCGCGTCGCCCGCTCGGCCGGCCTCGACCCTGATCTGGTGCACCTGGCCAACTCGGCGGCCGCCTTGTCCGCACCGCAGACCCGCTTCGACCTCTGCCGGATCGGGATCGCGCTGTACGGCGTGGACCCGTTCGGGGCGAGCGGTCCGGGTGAATTCGGGCTGCAGGCGGCCATGACGCTGCGCACGAGCGTGGTCAACGTCAAGCGGGTGCCGGCCGGCACCGGCGTCTCCTACGGGCCCGAACACGTGACCGGCGCGCCGACCACGCTGGCGCTGCTGCCGCTCGGCTACGCCGACGGGCTGCCCCGCGCCACCGGCGGCCGCGCCTGGGTGTGGCTCGGCGGCCGGCGGTGCCCGATCGTCGGGCGCATCGCCATGGACCAGTGCGTGGTCGACGCCGGGGACCTGCCCGTGACGATCGGTGACCCGGTCGTGGTGTTCGGCCCCGCAGAGGGTGACCAGACCCCACCCACGGTCGTCGAGTGGGCCCGCTGGGCGGGCACCAACCCGCACGAGATCTTGACCGGCATCGGGCCACGGGTGGCCCGCGACCACCTCCACGAAAGGGCACCGATTTCATGA
- a CDS encoding S8 family serine peptidase, with translation MATISTGAQAAPSGEMGAGAPTGDKIRPELAKQLQAKSEGDFWIRFKDRADLSKASSIKDWSKRGTAVADELRKTAAASQGKIKAELDGSGAKYQTFWATNAIKVSSGSLSMAQKFAGHAEVEGLYAPVAYKVPETTKGTDEKTVNSLEWGIANINADDVWSQYGVKGEGITIANIDTGVQFDHPALVNSYRGNKGDGTFDHNYNWFNAAGTCAAAPCDNDGHGTHTMGTMAGSDGANQIGVAPGVKWIAANGCCPSDAALVESGQWMLEPLDLNGQNADASKRPNIINNSWGTQNPSNEPFMEDVTLAWAASGIFGAWSNGNSGPACQTSGSPGSLASNYSTGAYDINNNIASFSARGPGQNGEIKPNISAPGLNIRSSIPGNAYGSISGTSMAAPHLAGAIALLYSAAPSLIGDINATRALLNGAAVDKADDQCGGTAADNNVYGEGLLDALALLNAAPTGDIGTLAGTVTDAATGAAIAGATLTLTGPAARELTTGADGKFSTQLPTGDYQVAVAAFGYGTTTKPATVAKGATTTLNVALVPVPSVNVTGAVTDGSGHGWPLYAKVTVTGVSGVYDYTTPTNGRYSIKLPAGQTYTLKYESQYPGYQTVTKEVVVGSGNATANVAVPVNTNTCTTAPGYTFGSDGEYETFDGTTTPAGWTVVDNAGSGSVWKFTDDGNRGNLTGANGNFAMIDSDAYGAGKSQDTSLVSPVVNLTSVTAPVIRFNQDFNQLADDTADVDLSIDGGATWTNVLRQETDVRGPKVTEIPIPQAAGKAQVQVRFHYYDASYEWWWEVDSVLIGSQITCVPVDGGLVVGNVRDKNDNSYVNGATVTSKDRPAEKAVTVATPDDAELADGFYWIYSTLTGTHPFTATAGNYVSQSKQVDVEADWATAANFQLAAGRLSVTPTQLSATLQMPSGKASKTFTVTNTGGAPVEVKFGERDNGFEILRADGSTVTRQQVLGATGAPEQRLNVPTSFAAKASGKAKTATAAVGPQAAPWTNIANYPSTIMDNRVVNLDGKVYSLGGGDGSASTTKNYAYDPAAQTWTAIADLPGARNALTVGVIGGKIIATGGWGDAGPDSATWSYDPGANTWTELADNPAPRAAAGQAVVDGKLYAIGGCTTADCLPMSNSVVRFDPGSNTWETMANYPKSVAFASCGGIDGMVYCTGGNDGAAAQKSSYAFDPGANTWTAIADAPTDNWASSYAVASGKLLVVGGSQGGAISNAGFAFDPAAGSWSNLPNANTARYRGGAACGFYKVGGSSGSFNAAPESEALPGFEGCAESAADVSWMTIDKSAVTLAPGAKVTVTVGMTANVDQPGTYSGSVGISENTPYSVAPVAVTMTANPPKTWGKLMGTVTGTSCQGATSPLTGAVVQVDSWASSWTFATDAEGEYAYWMDRRNNPLTMIVAKDGWKPQTRQTKIATATPTVENFGLAPIRC, from the coding sequence TTGGCCACCATCAGCACAGGCGCGCAGGCCGCGCCCAGCGGCGAGATGGGGGCGGGCGCCCCGACGGGGGACAAGATCCGACCGGAGCTTGCCAAGCAGCTCCAGGCCAAGAGTGAAGGGGACTTCTGGATCCGGTTCAAGGACCGGGCCGACCTGAGCAAGGCCAGCTCCATCAAGGACTGGTCGAAGCGCGGTACGGCGGTCGCGGACGAGCTGCGCAAGACCGCCGCGGCGAGTCAGGGCAAGATCAAGGCCGAGCTCGACGGCTCGGGTGCGAAGTACCAGACCTTCTGGGCCACCAACGCGATCAAGGTGAGCAGTGGCTCGCTGTCGATGGCGCAGAAGTTCGCCGGGCACGCCGAGGTCGAGGGCCTCTACGCGCCGGTTGCCTACAAGGTGCCCGAGACCACCAAGGGCACCGACGAGAAGACCGTGAACTCCCTCGAGTGGGGCATCGCCAACATCAACGCCGACGACGTCTGGTCCCAGTACGGCGTCAAGGGCGAGGGCATCACCATCGCGAACATCGACACCGGGGTCCAGTTCGACCACCCGGCGCTGGTGAACTCCTACCGGGGCAACAAGGGCGACGGGACGTTCGACCACAACTACAACTGGTTCAACGCCGCCGGCACCTGCGCGGCCGCGCCCTGTGACAACGATGGCCACGGTACGCACACGATGGGCACCATGGCCGGCTCCGACGGCGCGAACCAGATCGGTGTCGCCCCCGGGGTCAAGTGGATCGCGGCGAACGGTTGCTGCCCCAGCGATGCCGCTCTGGTCGAGTCCGGTCAGTGGATGCTCGAGCCGCTGGACCTCAACGGCCAGAACGCGGACGCGAGCAAGCGACCAAACATCATCAACAACTCGTGGGGCACCCAGAACCCGTCCAACGAGCCGTTCATGGAGGACGTGACGCTGGCCTGGGCCGCGTCCGGAATCTTCGGGGCCTGGTCCAACGGCAACAGCGGGCCGGCATGTCAGACCAGTGGTTCGCCGGGCAGCCTCGCCAGCAACTACTCGACCGGCGCGTACGACATCAACAACAACATCGCCAGCTTCTCCGCCCGGGGCCCCGGGCAGAACGGCGAGATCAAGCCCAACATCTCGGCACCGGGCCTGAACATCCGGTCGAGCATCCCGGGCAACGCCTACGGCAGCATCAGCGGCACCTCGATGGCGGCACCGCACCTCGCGGGCGCGATCGCGTTGCTGTACTCGGCGGCTCCGTCGCTGATCGGTGACATCAACGCGACCCGTGCGCTGCTCAACGGCGCCGCGGTCGACAAGGCCGACGACCAGTGCGGTGGCACCGCGGCCGACAACAACGTCTACGGCGAAGGTCTCCTGGACGCCCTCGCGCTGCTCAACGCCGCCCCGACCGGCGACATCGGCACCCTGGCCGGCACGGTCACCGACGCGGCCACCGGCGCCGCGATCGCCGGCGCGACCCTGACGCTCACCGGCCCGGCCGCGCGTGAGCTGACCACCGGTGCCGACGGCAAGTTCTCGACCCAGCTCCCCACCGGCGACTACCAGGTCGCCGTGGCGGCGTTCGGCTACGGCACCACCACGAAGCCGGCGACGGTTGCCAAGGGTGCGACCACGACACTCAACGTCGCGCTGGTACCGGTGCCAAGTGTCAACGTCACCGGAGCGGTCACCGATGGCTCCGGCCACGGCTGGCCGTTGTACGCGAAGGTGACCGTGACGGGCGTGTCCGGCGTCTACGACTACACCACGCCGACGAACGGCCGCTACAGCATCAAGCTGCCCGCCGGGCAGACCTACACCCTGAAGTACGAGTCGCAGTACCCGGGTTACCAGACCGTCACCAAGGAGGTCGTGGTCGGCTCGGGCAACGCCACCGCCAACGTCGCCGTGCCGGTGAACACCAACACCTGCACCACCGCGCCCGGATACACGTTCGGCTCCGACGGTGAGTACGAGACGTTCGACGGCACGACCACGCCGGCCGGCTGGACGGTCGTGGACAACGCGGGCAGCGGTTCGGTCTGGAAGTTCACCGACGACGGCAACCGGGGCAACCTGACCGGCGCCAACGGCAACTTCGCGATGATCGACAGCGACGCCTACGGTGCGGGCAAGAGCCAGGACACCTCCCTGGTCAGCCCGGTGGTCAACCTGACCAGCGTCACGGCGCCGGTCATCCGGTTCAACCAGGACTTCAACCAACTGGCTGACGACACCGCCGACGTCGACCTGAGCATCGACGGCGGTGCCACCTGGACCAACGTGCTCCGCCAGGAGACGGACGTCCGGGGCCCGAAGGTGACCGAGATCCCGATCCCGCAGGCGGCCGGTAAGGCGCAGGTGCAGGTCCGGTTCCACTACTACGACGCCTCGTACGAGTGGTGGTGGGAGGTCGACAGCGTCCTGATCGGCAGCCAGATCACCTGCGTTCCGGTCGACGGCGGTCTGGTCGTCGGCAACGTCCGCGACAAGAACGACAACAGCTACGTCAACGGCGCGACCGTCACCAGCAAGGACCGGCCCGCCGAGAAGGCCGTCACCGTGGCGACCCCCGACGACGCGGAGCTGGCCGACGGCTTCTACTGGATCTACTCGACGCTGACCGGCACGCACCCGTTCACCGCGACCGCCGGCAACTACGTCAGCCAGTCCAAGCAGGTCGACGTCGAGGCCGACTGGGCGACCGCCGCGAACTTCCAGCTCGCGGCCGGTCGGCTGTCGGTGACTCCGACGCAGCTGAGCGCGACGCTGCAGATGCCCAGCGGCAAGGCCAGCAAGACGTTCACGGTGACCAACACCGGCGGCGCGCCGGTCGAGGTCAAGTTCGGAGAGCGTGACAACGGGTTCGAGATCCTCCGGGCCGACGGTTCCACGGTCACCAGGCAGCAGGTGCTCGGGGCCACCGGCGCACCGGAGCAGCGGCTCAACGTCCCGACGTCGTTCGCCGCCAAGGCGTCCGGCAAGGCCAAGACCGCAACCGCTGCGGTCGGCCCGCAGGCGGCGCCGTGGACCAACATCGCCAACTACCCGTCCACCATCATGGACAACCGGGTGGTGAACCTGGACGGCAAGGTGTACTCGCTCGGTGGTGGCGACGGTAGCGCCTCCACCACCAAGAACTACGCCTACGACCCGGCCGCGCAGACCTGGACGGCGATCGCCGACCTTCCCGGCGCCCGCAACGCCCTGACGGTGGGCGTCATCGGCGGGAAGATCATCGCCACCGGTGGCTGGGGCGACGCCGGCCCGGACTCGGCCACCTGGTCGTACGACCCGGGAGCCAACACCTGGACGGAGCTGGCCGACAACCCGGCACCGCGCGCCGCGGCCGGTCAGGCCGTCGTCGACGGCAAGCTGTACGCGATCGGTGGCTGCACCACCGCGGACTGTCTGCCGATGTCGAACAGCGTCGTCCGGTTCGACCCGGGCAGCAACACCTGGGAGACGATGGCCAACTACCCGAAGTCGGTGGCCTTCGCCTCCTGCGGCGGGATCGACGGCATGGTCTACTGCACCGGCGGCAACGACGGCGCCGCAGCGCAGAAGTCCAGCTACGCCTTCGACCCGGGTGCCAACACGTGGACCGCCATCGCCGACGCGCCGACCGACAACTGGGCCAGCTCGTACGCTGTTGCCAGCGGCAAGCTCCTCGTCGTCGGTGGTTCGCAGGGTGGGGCCATCAGCAACGCCGGCTTCGCCTTCGACCCGGCCGCCGGTTCGTGGTCCAACCTGCCAAACGCCAACACGGCGCGTTACCGCGGCGGGGCGGCGTGCGGCTTCTACAAGGTCGGCGGTTCGTCCGGCAGCTTCAACGCGGCTCCGGAGAGCGAGGCGCTCCCGGGCTTCGAGGGTTGCGCCGAGTCTGCGGCCGACGTCAGCTGGATGACCATCGACAAGTCGGCGGTCACCCTCGCACCGGGTGCGAAGGTCACGGTCACCGTCGGAATGACGGCGAACGTGGACCAGCCGGGCACCTACTCCGGCTCGGTCGGGATCTCGGAGAACACGCCGTACTCGGTGGCGCCGGTCGCGGTGACCATGACCGCGAACCCCCCGAAGACGTGGGGCAAGCTCATGGGTACGGTCACCGGCACCAGTTGCCAGGGTGCGACCTCGCCGCTCACCGGCGCGGTCGTCCAGGTCGACTCGTGGGCGTCGTCGTGGACCTTCGCCACGGACGCCGAGGGCGAGTACGCCTACTGGATGGACCGCCGCAACAACCCGCTCACGATGATCGTCGCCAAGGACGGCTGGAAGCCGCAGACCCGTCAGACGAAAATCGCCACCGCCACTCCGACGGTGGAGAACTTCGGGTTGGCGCCTATCCGGTGCTGA
- a CDS encoding winged helix-turn-helix domain-containing protein produces the protein MQGIPVASVVIGIASSPAERRHLARLLGGSDAFLIVSNVDQAREFLGVVEAPPAATPPTSTMVAEVTPSPQPPPPDLTVDSDRRVLRWRDQEIDLTRLEHDVLLCMVHAPGQIWTYERLHLEVWGNRHLGRGSDIHSVIRRVRGKLARLNAAATIHSVRGVGFRLAPV, from the coding sequence ATGCAGGGTATTCCAGTCGCCAGTGTGGTCATCGGCATCGCGTCGTCACCGGCCGAACGCCGACATCTGGCCCGTTTGCTCGGCGGGAGCGACGCCTTCCTGATCGTCTCGAACGTCGACCAGGCACGAGAGTTCCTCGGGGTGGTCGAGGCGCCTCCTGCCGCGACTCCCCCGACCAGCACCATGGTCGCCGAGGTGACGCCCAGCCCACAGCCGCCGCCACCCGACCTGACCGTCGACTCCGACCGTCGGGTGCTGCGGTGGCGCGACCAGGAGATCGACCTGACCCGGTTGGAACACGACGTCCTGCTCTGCATGGTGCACGCTCCCGGGCAGATCTGGACCTACGAGCGCCTGCACCTCGAGGTCTGGGGCAACCGGCACCTCGGCCGCGGCTCCGACATCCACTCGGTGATCCGGCGGGTGCGCGGCAAGCTCGCCCGGCTGAACGCCGCGGCGACGATCCACTCGGTACGCGGGGTCGGCTTTCGGCTCGCCCCCGTCTGA
- a CDS encoding response regulator transcription factor codes for MSQVLLIEDHQTVRDGLQLALTRQGHTVHAVETGEQGLERLRSTASDVVVLDLMLPGMDGFEVCRRIRQLGDLPIIMLTARNDDMDVVAGLEAGADDYVVKPVQARVLEARIRAVLRRTGGESRRTGERAGLEQHGALTIDRAALVVSKDGTPVSLAPTELRLLLELSHTPGQVLSRQQLLEAVWEHGYLGDSRLVDACVQRLRAKIEADSSAPLFIQTVRGFGYRFGPL; via the coding sequence ATGTCCCAGGTCCTGCTGATCGAAGACCACCAGACGGTGCGCGACGGACTGCAGTTGGCGCTCACCCGACAGGGCCACACGGTCCACGCGGTAGAGACTGGTGAGCAGGGGCTGGAGCGGCTCCGCAGCACCGCGTCCGACGTCGTGGTCCTCGACCTCATGCTGCCCGGGATGGACGGGTTCGAGGTGTGCCGTCGGATCCGGCAGCTCGGCGACCTGCCGATCATCATGCTCACCGCCCGCAACGACGACATGGACGTGGTGGCGGGCCTGGAGGCCGGCGCCGACGACTACGTGGTCAAGCCCGTGCAGGCCCGGGTGCTTGAGGCGCGCATCCGCGCGGTGCTCCGACGGACCGGAGGCGAGTCGCGGCGCACCGGCGAGCGGGCCGGCCTGGAACAGCACGGCGCGCTGACCATCGACCGGGCCGCGCTGGTGGTCAGCAAGGACGGGACGCCGGTCAGCCTCGCGCCGACCGAGCTGCGCCTGCTGCTCGAACTCTCGCACACACCCGGCCAGGTGCTCAGCCGCCAGCAACTGCTGGAGGCCGTGTGGGAGCACGGCTATCTCGGCGACTCGCGACTCGTGGACGCGTGCGTCCAGCGGCTGCGCGCCAAGATCGAGGCCGACTCGTCAGCGCCGCTCTTCATTCAGACCGTGCGCGGTTTCGGATACCGGTTCGGGCCGCTGTGA
- a CDS encoding winged helix-turn-helix domain-containing protein yields MTRAGQGCPSIPGGAVAEDDEATVDRGVPADEPFPLLIAVTPSPAERIRLAERLDGIAPLLLVADLDELRRLIAAPQQVAAAPSEPAPVAALVIDSARSSARCGGREIDLTRLEHDLLTCLISEPVRVWSYAELHRSVWGDEGRERKADVQSLVKRLRRKLHALGTGAAIDVVRGVGLRLTDHQQARVERA; encoded by the coding sequence ATGACGAGAGCTGGGCAGGGATGCCCATCGATCCCGGGCGGTGCGGTGGCCGAGGACGACGAGGCGACGGTGGACAGGGGTGTTCCGGCGGACGAGCCGTTCCCGCTGCTGATCGCGGTGACCCCGTCGCCGGCCGAGCGCATCCGGCTCGCGGAGCGCCTCGACGGCATCGCACCACTGCTGCTGGTGGCCGATCTCGACGAGCTGCGCCGACTGATCGCGGCGCCGCAGCAGGTGGCCGCCGCCCCGTCCGAGCCCGCGCCCGTCGCCGCCCTGGTGATCGACTCAGCCCGGTCCAGCGCCCGCTGCGGGGGCCGCGAGATCGACCTCACCCGACTGGAACACGACCTGCTGACCTGCCTGATCTCCGAGCCGGTCCGGGTCTGGAGCTACGCGGAGCTGCACCGGTCGGTCTGGGGTGACGAGGGGCGCGAACGCAAGGCGGACGTGCAGTCGCTGGTGAAGCGGCTGCGCCGCAAGCTGCACGCCCTCGGCACCGGGGCCGCCATCGACGTCGTTCGAGGTGTCGGGCTCCGGCTGACAGATCACCAGCAGGCCCGGGTCGAACGAGCCTGA